A single window of Vidua chalybeata isolate OUT-0048 chromosome 7, bVidCha1 merged haplotype, whole genome shotgun sequence DNA harbors:
- the LOC128790461 gene encoding uncharacterized protein LOC128790461 isoform X2: MMLCAHIQHYAVGLLARKMLRVLIPLCSRITLHLLRQLSREEPCWDLPALAFLVEVLECLDTTKCGDSMLEIMSRHLQNKCRERRRLALRGLVVPSKDPSMARRMCSVSQSLLELLGDGDREVVSLSLHVFTNVLQHKDILDNSHVQLLSIQLFCKVMDLVVDEGKKPLETIVNKSLDTLFIYCHDDNWHVAKASRETLHWVAKYLNRRDLEQVVEKEQLSKFAEVLLAEDRSRAAEHLRRARPYLQSPQEPLREAAVRFMGMAERSSRGQQGELQLICNALQARRQDASPSCSNLENQAQFPQRPKELGTPSGSSEPVSQEHTRRH; this comes from the exons ATGATGCTGTGTGCTCACATCCAGCACTATGCCgtgggtctgctggccag gAAGATGCTCCGTGTTTTGATCCCTTTGTGTTCTCGCATCACACTCCACTTGCTCcggcagctcagcagggaggagccgtgctgggatctgcctgccctggcattccttgtggag gtcctcGAGTGCCTGGACACGACTAAATGTGGTGACAGCATGCTGGAGATTATGTCAAGGCACCTGCAGAACAAGTGCAGGGAGCGGCGTCGCCTGGCACTCAGAGGCCTCGTGGTGCCCAGCAAGGATCCCTCGATG GCCAGAAGAATGTGCAGCGTGTCTCAAAGCCTTCTGGAGCTGTTGGGGGATGGAGATAGAGAGGTGGTCAGCTTGAGCCTCCATGTGTTCACCAATGTGCTCCAGCACAAAGACATCCTG GACAACAGCCATGTGCAGTTGCTCTCCATTCAACTCTTCTGTAAGGTGATGGACTTGGTagtggatgagggaaaaaagcccctgGAGACAATTGTGAACAAGAGCCTGGACACACTTTTCATCTACTGTCATGATGACAACTGGCACGTGGCAAAG gcctcTCGGGAAACGCTGCATTGGGTGGCCAAGTACCTGAACAGGAGGGATCTCGAACAAGtggtggagaaggagcagctgtcaAAGTTTGCCGAGGTCCTG ctggcagaggacaggagccgagcggccgagcacctgcgccgggcccggccctacctgcagagcccacaggagCCCCTGCGAGAGGCGGCCGTCAGGTTCATGG GGATGGCCGAGCGCAGCTcgagggggcagcagggagagctccagCTGATCTGCAATG CCCTTCAAGCCCGGAGGCAGGATGCCAGCCCGTCATGCTCTAACCTGGAAAATCAAGCCCAGTTTCCTCAAAGACCTAAAGAATTAGGCACACCTTCTGGATCCAGTGAACCAGTGTCCCAAGAACACACCCGGAGACATTGA
- the LOC128790461 gene encoding maestro heat-like repeat-containing protein family member 6 isoform X1 has product MMLCAHIQHYAVGLLARKMLRVLIPLCSRITLHLLRQLSREEPCWDLPALAFLVEVLECLDTTKCGDSMLEIMSRHLQNKCRERRRLALRGLVVPSKDPSMARRMCSVSQSLLELLGDGDREVVSLSLHVFTNVLQHKDILVSSTTAPKLAEALLLLFDHDNSHVQLLSIQLFCKVMDLVVDEGKKPLETIVNKSLDTLFIYCHDDNWHVAKASRETLHWVAKYLNRRDLEQVVEKEQLSKFAEVLLAEDRSRAAEHLRRARPYLQSPQEPLREAAVRFMGMAERSSRGQQGELQLICNALQARRQDASPSCSNLENQAQFPQRPKELGTPSGSSEPVSQEHTRRH; this is encoded by the exons ATGATGCTGTGTGCTCACATCCAGCACTATGCCgtgggtctgctggccag gAAGATGCTCCGTGTTTTGATCCCTTTGTGTTCTCGCATCACACTCCACTTGCTCcggcagctcagcagggaggagccgtgctgggatctgcctgccctggcattccttgtggag gtcctcGAGTGCCTGGACACGACTAAATGTGGTGACAGCATGCTGGAGATTATGTCAAGGCACCTGCAGAACAAGTGCAGGGAGCGGCGTCGCCTGGCACTCAGAGGCCTCGTGGTGCCCAGCAAGGATCCCTCGATG GCCAGAAGAATGTGCAGCGTGTCTCAAAGCCTTCTGGAGCTGTTGGGGGATGGAGATAGAGAGGTGGTCAGCTTGAGCCTCCATGTGTTCACCAATGTGCTCCAGCACAAAGACATCCTGGTATCCAGCACCACCGCCCCAAAGCTGGCTGAGgcactcctgctgctctttgatCAC GACAACAGCCATGTGCAGTTGCTCTCCATTCAACTCTTCTGTAAGGTGATGGACTTGGTagtggatgagggaaaaaagcccctgGAGACAATTGTGAACAAGAGCCTGGACACACTTTTCATCTACTGTCATGATGACAACTGGCACGTGGCAAAG gcctcTCGGGAAACGCTGCATTGGGTGGCCAAGTACCTGAACAGGAGGGATCTCGAACAAGtggtggagaaggagcagctgtcaAAGTTTGCCGAGGTCCTG ctggcagaggacaggagccgagcggccgagcacctgcgccgggcccggccctacctgcagagcccacaggagCCCCTGCGAGAGGCGGCCGTCAGGTTCATGG GGATGGCCGAGCGCAGCTcgagggggcagcagggagagctccagCTGATCTGCAATG CCCTTCAAGCCCGGAGGCAGGATGCCAGCCCGTCATGCTCTAACCTGGAAAATCAAGCCCAGTTTCCTCAAAGACCTAAAGAATTAGGCACACCTTCTGGATCCAGTGAACCAGTGTCCCAAGAACACACCCGGAGACATTGA